In Antedon mediterranea chromosome 10, ecAntMedi1.1, whole genome shotgun sequence, one genomic interval encodes:
- the LOC140061038 gene encoding cellular retinoic acid-binding protein 1-like, translating to MTNFSGTWKLKDAQNFEALLEKAGITPELKAKLASSDAIPTVEIQQDGDNFTIKTITKLKTRVNSFKVGDTFIDEDIKEIKGIEVTVQSAWEGGKLILTNAKEATGTKAVRELVNGEMHVTMTYQGVTAKRIFTKA from the exons ATGACCAACTTCTCCGGAACCTGGAAGCTGAAAGATGCACAGAACTTCGAAGCTCTGTTGGAGAAAGCCGGTATTACTCCAGAATTGAAGGCTAAACTAGCTTCCAGTGATGCCATTCCCACCGTAGAGATCCAACAAGATGGTGATAACTTCACCATCAAGACCATCACTAAGCTCAAGACTAGAGTGAACTCATTTAAG GTTGGCGATACCTTCATAGATGAAGATATCAAAGAAATTAAAGGCATTGAGGTCACAGTGCAGTCTGCCTGGGAGGGTGGTAAGCTTATCCTAACCAACGCCAAGGAAGCCACAGGAACGAAAGCTGTGAGGGAGTTGGTGAACGGTGAAATGCACGTCACAATGACGTATCAAGGAGTAACCGCCAAACGAATCTTCACTAAGGCTTAG
- the LOC140060696 gene encoding fatty acid-binding protein, intestinal-like, translating into MPVDFSGTWKFASGEGLVALLDKLNVPADKRPAQEGSTVVIAQNGDSFNIKTTTAAGTREVSFSIGTSFVDPDIKALRGKELSVTPAWDGDKLVLKGEKGNGVTRELCGGQMCVTFEFDGTKAKRCFSKA; encoded by the coding sequence ATGCCTGTTGACTTCAGTGGAACATGGAAGTTTGCCAGTGGTGAGGGTTTGGTAGCCCTGTTGGACAAACTGAATGTGCCAGCCGACAAGAGACCAGCCCAGGAAGGTTCAACGGTTGTGATCGCCCAGAACGGCGACAGCTTTAACATCAAGACAACCACAGCTGCCGGAACCAGGGAAGTTAGCTTCTCCATTGGAACCAGCTTTGTTGATCCAGACATCAAGGCTCTGAGAGGAAAGGAACTGAGTGTAACCCCAGCCTGGGACGGTGACAAGCTGGTGCTGAAGGGCGAGAAAGGCAACGGTGTAACCCGTGAGCTCTGTGGAGGACAGATGTGTGTTACATTCGAGTTCGACGGTACTAAAGCCAAACGATGCTTCAGCAAGGCTTAA
- the LOC140061032 gene encoding cellular retinoic acid-binding protein 1-like, which translates to MPANFSGTWKHSKSEGLTPLLDALKVPAEKRPSDESSTVVINQSGDTFSVKTTTGAGTREANFSIGTPFVDADIKELRGKDIQVTPEWNGDKLVMKGQGGNSLTRELAGGQMIVTFDFGGVSAKRFFTKA; encoded by the coding sequence ATGCCTGCCAACTTCAGCGGAACCTGGAAACACAGCAAGAGCGAGGGTCTTACACCTCTTCTCGACGCTCTTAAAGTACCTGCTGAAAAGAGACCTTCCGATGAAAGTTCCACCGTAGTCATCAACCAAAGTGGTGACACCTTCTCCGTAAAGACAACAACAGGTGCCGGAACACGAGAGGCTAATTTCTCCATCGGTACACCATTCGTGGATGCAGACATCAAGGAATTAAGAGGAAAAGACATCCAAGTCACACCAGAATGGAACGGAGACAAGCTGGTAATGAAGGGACAAGGTGGCAACTCGTTGACCCGTGAGCTCGCTGGTGGACAGATGATCGTGACCTTTGACTTCGGTGGTGTTAGTGCCAAGAGGTTTTTTACCAAGGCCTAG
- the LOC140060963 gene encoding fatty acid-binding protein, intestinal-like, which yields MPGNFNGTWSLAKSEGLSALLDAVKVPAEKRPSDDNATVSITQSGDSFTIKTTTAAGTREAKFSIGTPFVDADIKQLRGKDIEVTPEWNGDKLVMKGQGGNSLTREIVGGQMVVTFDFGGVSAKRFFNKA from the coding sequence ATGCCTGGTAACTTTAATGGAACCTGGAGCCTCGCCAAGAGCGAAGGTCTCTCAGCACTTCTTGATGCCGTCAAAGTTCCAGCAGAAAAGAGGCCATCTGACGACAACGCTACTGTATCCATCACCCAAAGTGGTGACAGCTTCACCATCAAGACTACCACGGCTGCTGGAACACGAGAAGCTAAATTCTCCATCGGTACACCATTTGTAGATGCAGACATCAAGCAACTGAGAGGCAAAGACATTGAAGTCACACCAGAATGGAACGGAGACAAGTTGGTAATGAAGGGACAAGGTGGCAACTCGTTGACCCGTGAGATCGTTGGTGGACAGATGGTCGTGACCTTTGACTTCGGTGGCGTCTCTGCAAAGAGATTCTTCAACAAAGCCTAG
- the LOC140060769 gene encoding uncharacterized protein codes for MDLSIKRNTEIENENQPTLVPTTIDSTPPVVATETRPRPNEENINKPPQTEDTMECQNQEIEDEGNKMSTQNTGTGGNGTIKDTMTEEHATTEVCDKIEESAATADCDNKEKALQSVDNVKQSRGDIDNVDEVKSLDLRLKDCGEVENLETVSSPSEPCQADKEKSNPEKAKECEQENVECDEEKVDEKKVEGDDEMMECDDKEVECDEKVMEGDEKVMEGDEKVMEGDEKVMEGDEKVMEGDEKVMEGDEKVMEGDEKVMEGDEKVMEGDEKVMVGDEKEVECDEKGEEGDAEKESCDEKEKVNDKEMEKSPAKDGSKVGEESIDNKESEEKHTMEIITNENETKKENGRAMEDVEADEEQSLCMPPENLFEYQWPPEIMGEWFFVQEQICEYLGVTSFKRKYPDLERRVMEMKEKEFLRERGVVTEEQVTLGLTALKSEDVYDLMAKDYNKKYTNYLKVLQEKERQNISNKHKEYEAPTMDTEKVKEYTKRAVRQAAEYNASLMRERKEERQYFLDMQTMVVQVSKNRVKQTKKEITKVDGYPVALIPGQYQNFYRKYTPDELNYFPLTTALYGPVHLQDQKRLGRPGWEDEEEPISDISEPGTPEPPSAVPVSNVPPPAIHMIQLETPQKEQHQTMMPTYKPKIIDDAICGLCLKDKACNKFNIPEELIHCAQCDNSGHPSCLEMNDDLVNEIKTYPWQCMECKTCFCCGQPTDEDKMMFCDDCDRGYHTFCVGLQEIPTGKWACPSCLASQAKEKELAAAALLAAAAAATPIPEPVNTPSATPPPTKRRRTAKKRDL; via the exons ATGGATTTATCAATCAAAAGAAATACTGAAATAGAAAATGAGAATCAG CCAACTCTTGTGCCCACAACCATAGACAGTACGCCTCCAGTTGTAGCAACagaaactaggcctaggcctaatgaAGAAAACATAAACAAACCACCGCAAACAGAAGACACTATGGAATGCCAAAATCAAGAAATAGAAGATGAAGGTAATAAAATGAGCACTCAAAATACAGGTACAGGTGGTAATGGTACCATTAAAGACACTATGACAGAGGAACATGCCACAACAGAAGTGTGTGATAAAATCGAAGAAAGTGCTGCAACGGCTGATTGTGATAATAAGGAGAAGGCCTTGCAAAGTGTAGACAATGTGAAACAAAGCAGAGGTGATATTGATAATGTGGATGAAGTTAAGTCTTTGGACTTGAGACTCAAGGATTGTGGTGAAGTAGAAAATTTGGAAACTGTTAGTAGTCCATCTGAACCTTGTCAAGCAGATAAGGAGAAGAGTAATCCAGAAAAAGCAAAGGAGTGTGAACAAGAAAATGTGGAGTGTGATGAGGAAAAGGTTGATGAGAAAAAAGTGGAGGGTGATGATGAAATGATGGAATGTGATGATAAAGAGGTAGAATGTGATGAGAAAGTAATGGAGGGGGATGAAAAAGTGATGGAGGGTGATGAGAAAGTGATGGAGGGTGATGAGAAAGTGATGGAGGGTGATGAGAAAGTGATGGAGGGTGATGAGAAAGTGATGGAGGGTGATGAGAAAGTGATGGAGGGTGATGAGAAAGTGATGGAGGGTGATGAGAAAGTGATGGAGGGTGATGAGAAAGTGATGGTGGGTGATGAGAAAGAGGTGGAATGTGATGAGAAAGGGGAGGAGGGTGATGCGGAAAAAGAATCATGTGATGAGAAAGAGAAAGTGAATGATAAGGAAATGGAAAAATCACCAGCAAAGGATGGAAGTAAGGTTGGAGAAGAATCGATAGATAATAAAGAAAGTGAAGAAAAACACACAATGGAAATAATTACAAACGAGAATgaaacaaagaaagaaaatggAAGAGCAATGGAAGATGTTGAAGCAGATGAAGAACAAAG CTTGTGTATGCCTCCTGAAAACCTGTTTGAGTATCAATGGCCACCTGAAATAATGGGGGAGTGGTTTTTTGTCCAGGAACAGATCTGCGAATACCTTGGAGTCACATCATTCAAGAGAAAATACCCAG atCTTGAAAGGCGTGTGATGGAAATGAAGGAAAAGGAATTTTTAAGAGAACGGGGCGTAGTAACAGAAGAACAGGTTACTCTAG GGCTCACAGCATTGAAATCTGAAGATGTGTACGATCTGATGGCCAAAgactataataaaaaatataccaatTATCTGAAAGTTTTACAAGAAAAGGAAAGACAGAATATTAGCAACAAACATAAAGAATATGAAGCT CCGACTATGGACACAGAAAAGGTGAAGGAGTACACGAAACGAGCTGTACGACAAGCGGCTGAATACAACGCATCATTAATGCGGGAACGCAAAGAGGAAAGGCAGTATTTTCTAGACATGCAGACCATG GTTGTCCAAGTTTCAAAAAACAGAGTTAAACAGACTAAAAAAGAGATAACTAAAGTAGATGGTTATCCTGTGGCGCTTATTCCAGGCCAATACCAAAACTTCTATCGAAA ATATACCCCAGATGAGTTGAACTACTTCCCCCTTACAACAGCTTTGTATGGGCCAGTACACTTGCAAGACCAGAAGAGGTTAGGCAGGCCAGGCTGGGAGGATGAAGAAGAACCAATATCAGATATCAGTGAGCCT GGTACACCAGAACCTCCCTCTGCTGTTCCAGTAAGTAATGTTCCTCCCCCTGCTATACACATGATTCAGTTGGAGACACCTCAGAAGGAACAGCACCAGACGATGATGCCAACTTATAAG CCGAAAATAATAGATGACGCCATTTGTGGTCTTTGTCTGAAAGATAAAGCATGCAACAAATTCAATATACCAGAAGAGCTTATTCATTGTGCACAGTGCGACAACAGTG GACATCCTAGCTGTCTTGAAATGAATGATGATTtagtaaatgaaattaaaacctATCCATGGCAGTGTATGGAATGCAAAACCTGCTTTTGTTGTGGACAGCCTACAGATGAG GATAAGATGATGTTTTGCGATGACTGTGATCGGGGTTACCACACGTTTTGCGTTGGTCTGCAGGAAATTCCAACCGGGAAGTGGGCGTGTCCAAGTTGCCTTGCTTCCCAGGCTAAAGAGAAAGAACTGGCTGCGGCAGCACTTCTTGCGGCCGCAGCTGCAGCTACTCCAATTCCTGAGCCTGTTAACACACCTTCTGCAACTCCACCACCTACCAAACGGAGAAGAACAGCTAAGAAAAGAGATCTGTAA
- the LOC140060247 gene encoding sialin-like, translating into MIRYTIPFMCCLAMCILYCMRMNLNIAMTVMVQEPPEDAETCIEELRPDGENKCNNITTDTEAFDWNTTTQQLILGSFYIGYTIMPIPGGWLAGQIGGKRVIAIAVVWSSLLTSLIPTVADISVNLLIALRILDGLGQGIAVPGAYVLISKWAIPNERSTMVSITLSGMCMGLIISSYSSAWMCSSNIFGGWHFSFYSYGIAGAAWTLLWITLIYESPSVHPFMSIKEREHINLALNQTEQKRFSVPWIEIFCSSPVLALTLCMVTFEFGCYTLLSDMPLFFSHVLGYSLETAGLLTLVANIIQFGIKFTCGFIADVIINRSYLSVRSTRKMFVAITLGVSSFFLILLNYFDNNHVTVTVVLVTIVYSIYGFDVAGIFSNPMDLSPPFAGIISGLMLTASSITGFIGPLVLGTIINGENTLQKWNVFFAVVAGIHIFGLLVFLAFAQGEEQEWSKNAKVYEGESLALIRRSEKNQNRHVTE; encoded by the exons ATGATTCGGTATACAATTCCTTTCATGTGTTGTCTGGCGatgtgtatactgtactgtatgagAATGAACTTAAATATCGCCATGACGGTGATGGTGCAAGAGCCGCCGGAGGACGCCGAAACGTGTATTGAGGAGTTGAGACCGGACGGAGAAAACAAATGTAACAACATTACAACAGAT ACAGAAGCATTTGACTGGAACACTACAACACAACAGCTTATCCTTGGATCGTTCTACATTGGTTACACCATCATGCCGATTCCCGGGGGTTGGTTGGCAGGACAAATTGGCGGAAAACGCGTTATTGCGATTGCAGTTGTCTGGTCTTCTCTCCTGACTTCGTTGATTCCAACGGTAGCGGATATCAGTGTTAATCTACTGATTGCGCTGAGAATTCTCGACGGATTAGGACAG GGAATAGCGGTACCGGGAGCCTACGTTCTCATTTCGAAATGGGCGATTCCGAACGAACGAAGTACAATGGTGTCAATTACATTATCTG GAATGTGTATGGGTTTAATTATATCAAGCTATTCGTCTGCGTGGATGTGTTCTTCGAATATTTTTGGCGGATGGcacttttctttttattcttaCG GCATTGCTGGAGCTGCTTGGACACTTTTATGGATAACACTGATCTACGAGTCTCCCAGTGTGCATCCTTTCATGTCGATCAAAGAAAGAGAACACATTAATTTGGCTTTGAACCAAACTGAACAGAAAAGG TTCAGTGTTCCATGGAtagaaatattttgttcttcGCCAGTCCTGGCACTCACACTTTGTATGGTGACGTTTGAATTCGGATGCTATACACTTCTTTCCGACATGCCGTTGTTTTTCAGTCATGTTCTTGGGTACAGCTTGGAAACG GCTGGCCTTCTGACATTGGTAGCAAACATAATCCAGTTCGGCATCAAATTCACATGTGGATTCATAGCCGATGTTATTATTAACCGTTCATATCTCAGCGTGCGGAGTACCAGAAAGATGTTTGTGGCGATAA CTCTCGGCGTATCATCATTTTTTCTAATTCTATTGAATTATTTCGATAACAATCACGTGACAGTTACCGTTGTTCTAGTGACGATTGTGTATTCCATATATGGATTTGACGTCGCTGGAATATTTTCTAATCCTATGGATCTCTCACCACCATTTGCTGGGATCATTTCTGGACTGATGTTGACAGCATCCAGTATTACTGGTTTTATCGGGCCATTAGTTCTTGGCACTATTATTAACGGCGAG aaCACGCTTCAGAAATGGAACGTATTTTTTGCAGTCGTTGCTGGTATTCATATATTTGGACTTTTGGTTTTTCTAGCGTTCGCACAAGGCGAAGAGCAAGAATGGTCGAAAAACGCTAAAGTATATGAAGGCGAAAGCTTAGCTTTAATTCGACGTTCAGAAAAAAATCAGAACCGACATGTAACAGAGTAG